GTAAACGTGTATAATGGAAGTAATCATAGAACCAAACAGGAGGTATAGGTCATGAAGAAATGGATATTGTCTTTGTGTATGTTAACCGCCTTCATTACATTACCAGTTTTAGTAGAACAACCAGCCAAGCAAACAACTTCGATTATACAATATGGTTGGCCGGAGCCTTGGTAATCATCTGAACAATACGATCAATGCCCTCCAATTGGAGGGCATTTGTTTTACTTGCCAAACTGACCACAACAGTCGGAAGACAACATTTTTACTTGAGTAATTCGTTATAATTAATTATAACTAGTTATATATAGTTATAATTGGTATGGGGGTAGCGGATGCAGATGGTGACGACGACGATGGTCAATTCGCAAAAATTATGGATGGTGGTTAAGCGGATGGAGCCTCATTTGATCCGCAATCAGGCCAATATGGAGAAGCTTTTGAAAATGCTGATGATCCACGATGTCGCCTCCGTCTCAGGTTCCTCCTTTCGCGGACTGCGAATAGACGATGTTTCGAACGGCGATATCAAAGAGCTTTGGAGCGAGTTCGAAAGCAATGAGACGTATGAAGCGAAAGTTGCCCATGCCATTATTCGTCTGATCGACCAAATAGAAATCGAAATCTAGCTGACTACCATATGCTGTGTCCCGTGCGGACTGGCTATGGTAGTTTTTTTCTGCTTTCGCACACAATGGGCGCATGTGCCATAGGCTGATGGTAGCTTTTTTACTGAGGTGATACACATGAGACGCCCGGATAATCAGCCAGATTTTATCGGTGCCCTTCTAAGTATGATCCTTGGAGTCTGCATATCGTTCGAGGCCTATCGTCTGGAGGCATCTTCGTCGTCGTTGTTCGTAGGGGATCACACGCTGCCTGCGATTCTTGGCTTAGTGTTTTTCATGCTCGGAGGTGTGCTGCTTATCCAATCATTCCGTGTGACGGAGGAAGCCTCTTCGCCAAATCCTGGACCGCTTCTTCCTGGAAAAAGGCTGCGCCTGCTGTTTTGCTTTTTATTCCTGTTACTGTATGTCTGGCTGCTCGGCGCGATCGGTTACACAATGGCTACACTCTTTGTCTCCTTTGCATTTTTTATACTGATCGGCAGCTATCGGTGGCGCACGTCCATTGTGTACTCCGTCCTTTTGACAGGGGGTCTGTATGTGGTGTTCATCTACTCGCTGCATATCACACTGCCTGGAGGAGATTTGTTTTAGAGCACGCATTTTTAGGAGGTGCTGATCATCGAGACGTTCCAACTATTACTGGCTGGTTTTGCTTCAGCTCTCACCCCGGAGCATTTGCTCATGGCAGCACTCGGCGCTCTTATTGGCACCTTTGTAGGTGTATTGCCCGGTCTCGGTCCCACTTCTGCCATCGCGATTCTGCTTCCGGTGACAGCCGTACTGGAGCCGACACAAGGCATGATCATGCTGGCAGGTATTTATTACGGTGCCATGTACGGTGGCTCGACGACGGCGATTCTGCTCAATATCCCGGGGGAGCTATCGTCAGTCCCCACATGTCTGGATGGCTATCCGCTCGCGAAAAAAGGGAGAGGTGGGCCGGCATTGGGGATATCCGCACTGGCTTCGTTTGGTGCAGGGGTACTCGGGGTAATCGGCCTCGTTTTTTTCGCTCCCATTTTGGCAGATCAAGCGTTAAAATTCGGACCGCCTGAATATTTTGCGCTGATGATTCTGGCTCTCACGCTG
This genomic stretch from Brevibacillus sp. DP1.3A harbors:
- a CDS encoding tripartite tricarboxylate transporter TctB family protein — translated: MRRPDNQPDFIGALLSMILGVCISFEAYRLEASSSSLFVGDHTLPAILGLVFFMLGGVLLIQSFRVTEEASSPNPGPLLPGKRLRLLFCFLFLLLYVWLLGAIGYTMATLFVSFAFFILIGSYRWRTSIVYSVLLTGGLYVVFIYSLHITLPGGDLF